A stretch of [Clostridium] innocuum DNA encodes these proteins:
- a CDS encoding cell division protein DivIVA, with product MDRYAFDTMKNGYNRYQVEDYIQTQKLQMESLQKKLEKANLLKEELTREYQELETRYRDVSENLEVKEKAADEMTRMAMKEANMIVDTAHRNADAIVKESLMMARGILMEVARLGDEANDLKGSMRKELQKITQALDDFEAPEIPDLDLLKKEI from the coding sequence ATGGACAGATACGCATTTGATACAATGAAAAATGGATATAATCGCTATCAGGTGGAGGATTACATTCAGACACAGAAGCTGCAGATGGAAAGCCTTCAGAAAAAACTGGAAAAAGCCAACTTACTGAAAGAAGAACTAACCAGAGAATATCAGGAGCTGGAAACACGCTACCGGGATGTCAGTGAGAATCTCGAGGTCAAGGAAAAAGCTGCGGACGAAATGACACGCATGGCGATGAAGGAAGCAAATATGATCGTCGATACGGCACACCGCAATGCCGATGCCATTGTAAAGGAATCCTTAATGATGGCGCGTGGAATTTTGATGGAGGTGGCCCGCCTTGGAGATGAGGCGAACGATCTGAAGGGCAGTATGCGTAAGGAGCTGCAGAAAATCACGCAGGCACTGGATGATTTTGAAGC